In Nitrospira sp., a single genomic region encodes these proteins:
- a CDS encoding energy transducer TonB — MWIFKCLVLLSIWLAPAAAFAVAGDDATHQSDHEEDVVELPEVHVHGVPLNKDQQLGPVPKSTPWPRIPPALEGTVIDDWMKARVLVSKDAKSTVIVLEPAKHRELTQAGIAALNKWTFEPQMKGDDPVDGELTVRIHFRSR; from the coding sequence ATGTGGATTTTCAAATGTCTTGTGTTGCTATCGATCTGGCTCGCGCCGGCCGCCGCGTTCGCGGTGGCTGGTGATGATGCCACGCATCAAAGCGATCACGAGGAAGACGTCGTGGAACTCCCGGAAGTCCATGTCCATGGCGTTCCGCTCAACAAGGACCAGCAACTCGGACCGGTGCCGAAGTCCACGCCTTGGCCCCGAATTCCTCCCGCGCTCGAAGGCACCGTCATCGACGATTGGATGAAAGCCCGGGTGTTGGTCTCCAAGGACGCCAAGTCGACGGTCATCGTGCTGGAGCCTGCCAAACATCGGGAGTTGACCCAGGCCGGCATTGCGGCGCTCAATAAGTGGACCTTCGAGCCGCAGATGAAGGGAGATGATCCCGTTGACGGTGAACTGACGGTCCGCATTCACTTCCGCAGCCGGTGA
- a CDS encoding phosphatase PAP2 family protein, protein MSWDESLFRTVNGLAGRSGILDWLALTLSSPDLLWVPAIMLGGYWLWLSRQEMIIAAPLLGAVIGIADFLGARIKGLVARPRPCVALPDIHQIQACGKAFGFPSNHAINTAAAAAFLHVLYPRSAWVSWPLVAMIGLARVFIGAHYVTDVLAGWLLGGLFGAATAWALLQWPRFRRRALSSPSSTGVAAKR, encoded by the coding sequence GTGAGTTGGGATGAATCCCTGTTCCGGACCGTCAACGGCCTCGCCGGACGATCGGGTATCTTGGACTGGCTGGCGCTCACGCTGTCCTCTCCCGATCTTCTCTGGGTTCCCGCCATCATGCTGGGAGGCTACTGGCTGTGGCTGTCTCGGCAGGAAATGATCATCGCCGCCCCTCTGTTGGGCGCCGTGATCGGCATCGCCGATTTTCTCGGTGCCCGTATTAAGGGGTTGGTGGCCCGGCCGCGACCGTGCGTCGCGCTGCCGGATATTCATCAGATCCAGGCCTGCGGAAAGGCGTTCGGCTTTCCCTCCAACCATGCGATCAACACGGCCGCCGCCGCTGCCTTCCTTCACGTGTTGTACCCTCGGTCGGCCTGGGTCAGCTGGCCGCTCGTGGCCATGATCGGCTTGGCGCGAGTCTTCATCGGCGCTCATTATGTGACGGACGTGCTGGCGGGCTGGCTGCTGGGCGGTCTGTTCGGGGCGGCGACGGCCTGGGCGCTCCTCCAATGGCCGAGATTTCGGCGTCGTGCGCTTTCCTCCCCCTCTTCTACCGGTGTCGCCGCGAAACGGTGA